A single genomic interval of Agelaius phoeniceus isolate bAgePho1 chromosome 31, bAgePho1.hap1, whole genome shotgun sequence harbors:
- the NDUFS2 gene encoding LOW QUALITY PROTEIN: NADH dehydrogenase [ubiquinone] iron-sulfur protein 2, mitochondrial (The sequence of the model RefSeq protein was modified relative to this genomic sequence to represent the inferred CDS: inserted 1 base in 1 codon) → MAAFTAALALPSHGVPAPSTQWRPIWPHPTQSRSLRLSFPPTAPSAPTQRQGHNGGAAAHTNMAALCPPASWRIAHAQHTQDDCMTSSCTQHGGARSVCPSPPWRRPRMRIAKGTMAALRALWRLRGPSGLSAAGARLGPAPARSRQWQPDMEWAQQYAGAIMYPSKATEKWVPPPWNDKDPVAHKKVSSLTINFGPQHPAAHGVLRLVLELSGETVKRCDPHVGLLHRGTEKLIEYKTYLQALPYFDRLDYVSMMCNEQAYSLAVEKLLNIRPPPRAQWIRVLFAEITRLLNHIMAVTTHALDIGAMTPFFWMFEEREKMFEFYERVSGARMHAAYVRPGGVHQDLPLGLMDDIYEFVKNFSIRIDEVEEMLTNNRIWKNRTVDIGVITAEEALNYGFSGVMLRGSGIKWDLRKTQPYDVYDQVEFDVPIGSRGDCYDRYLCRVEEMRQSLRIILQCLNKMPPGEIKVDDAKVSPPKRAEMKTSMESLIHHFKLYTEGYQVPPGATYTAIEAPKGEFGVYLVSDGSSXPYRCKIKAPGFAHLAGLDRMSQGHMLADVVAIIGTQDIVFGEVDR, encoded by the exons ATGGCGGCGTTCACAGCTGCCCTTGCCCTTCCCAGCCACGGCGTTCCCGCTCCAAGCACACAATGGCGTCCCATCTGGCCACACCCAACACAGAGCCGCTCATTGCGTCTGTCCTTCCCGCCCACGGCGCCCTCCGCCCCTACGCAGCGCCAAGGTCACAATGGCGGCGCCGCTGCCCACACCAACATGGCGGCACTCTGCCCGCCAGCATCATGGCGCATTGCGCATGCGCAGCATACACAAGACGATTGCATGACGTCTTCCTGTACCCAACATGGCGGCGCCCGCAGCGTCTGCCCTTCCCCGCCATGGCGCCGCCCGCGCATGCGCATTGCCAAGGGCACGATGGCGGCGCTGCGGGCGCTGTGGCGGCTCCGCGGCCCCTCGGGGCTGAGCGCGGCGGGGGCACGGctgggcccggccccggcccg GTCCCGCCAGTGGCAGCCCGACATGGAGTGGGCGCAGCAGTACGCGGGGGCCATCATGTACCCCAGCAAGGCCACCGAGAAGTGGGTGCCGCCACCCTGGAACg acAAGGACCCGGTGGCCCACAAGAAGGTTTCCAGCCTGACCATCAACTTCGGGCCGCAGCACCCGGCGGCGCACGGGGTCCTGCggctggtgctggagctgagcgGGGAGACGGTGAAACGGTGTGACCCACACGTGGGGCTGCTGCACCGCGGCACCGAGAAACTCATCGAGTACAAGACCTACCTGCAG gccctgccctaCTTTGACCGCCTGGACTACGTGTCCATGATGTGCAACGAGCAGGCCTATTCCCTGGCCGTGGAGAAGCTCCTCAACATCCGGCCCCCTCCCCGGGCTCAGTGGATCCGAG TTCTCTTTGCTGAGATCACGCGGCTGCTGAACCACATCATGGCGGTGACCACGCACGCGCTGGACATCGGGGCCATGACCCCGTTCTTCTGGATGTTCgaggagagggagaag aTGTTCGAGTTCTACGAGCGCGTGTCGGGGGCGCGGATGCACGCGGCCTACGTGCGGCCCGGGGGCGTGCACCAG gacctGCCCCTGGGGCTCATGGACGACATCTACGAGTTTGTGAAGAACTTCTCCATCCGCATCGACGAGGTGGAGGAG atgCTGACCAACAACCGCATCTGGAAGAATCGCACCGTGGACATCGGCGTCATCACGGCCGAGGAGGCCCTGAACTACGGCTTCAG tgggGTGATGCTGAGGGGCTCCGGGATCAAGTGGGACCTGCGCAAGACTCAGCCCTACGACGTCTACGACCAGGTGGAGTTCGATGTCCCCATCGGCTCCCGCGGGGACTGCTACGACAG gtaCCTGTGCCGCGTGGAGGAGATGCGCCAGTCCCTGCGGATCATCCTGCAGTGCCTCAATAAGATGCCACCGGGCGAGATCAAGGTGGACGACGCCAAAGTGTCACCCCCAAAACGCGCCGAGATGAAG ACGTCCATGGAGTCCCTGATCCATCACTTCAAGCTCTACACCGAGGGCTACCAGGTGCCACCCGGGGCCACCTACACGGCCATCGAGGCCCCCAAG GGTGAGTTTGGGGTGTACCTGGTGTCCGATGGCAGCA CGCCCTATCGCTGCAAGATCAAAGCGCCCGGATTCGCTCACCTG GCCGGGCTGGACAGGATGTCCCAGGGCCACATGCTGGCAGACGTGGTGGCCATCATTG GCACCCAGGACATCGTCTTTGGGGAGGTCGATCGatga